In Solobacterium moorei, a single genomic region encodes these proteins:
- a CDS encoding FtsX-like permease family protein yields the protein MFSKLVARNSKRDRKNNGLYFGSMIISIIAFYIILSLSHQDVMIFLQKMESDAVSRLFTIIPIFYISTLIILFFLVYFASSMQMERRKHEFGVYLTLGMRRQHLFSMLMLEDFRNNIIALGIGLPIAIMISELISLVTAKIVGLGIIGHRFSLSFMAILFTIVGFMIVKFIAFIILSTRIANKEIGGLLLYSPSGVKRMLPKGIYLVGSIIGIMFLVKAYHYGISGEAWDSTRNMGITVLLGTLGTILLFFGIRLFIGALVSLGGKRKLRAYNFRQIQELVIQRSTVLAICSLLIFSALCLFGAGVAISSNSSNNQAHILDYTFKDNDLAADENIDVNKVVKKLKDAGLESQFEKIIEIKIGNPKADGEVSFENIVNILKNLKDSKNKEILIHNLEQYDDCELISLSGYNELRKAAKLKPIELKDNEAALYMGQEFLIDSDLMNAVVQANPHIKIMGKTFKITEDVQSLPIVTDREITIAVAMVVSDDVFAEYTDGTHSNYVSGILAPNIVEEKGLMQAISATNEKLDKASIEYESYIQNMGRQLFFVISASYITIYLAVIFLVVANTIIGVQFLMGQRKSHRRYQTLIHLGATYETLCKSSGKQINWYFGLPIVIALINSFFGVRSLFTGILPSSVKANISQVFIIAIFMILLLGIFEVIYMGVVKRNSNKYLLSLMEPKREE from the coding sequence ATGTTTTCTAAATTGGTTGCAAGAAATAGTAAGAGAGATAGAAAAAACAACGGATTATATTTCGGCTCAATGATTATATCAATTATTGCTTTTTACATCATTCTTTCGTTATCACATCAGGATGTTATGATTTTTTTGCAGAAAATGGAGAGTGATGCGGTAAGCAGACTTTTTACAATCATTCCGATTTTTTATATATCAACTCTGATAATACTGTTCTTTTTAGTATATTTTGCAAGTAGCATGCAGATGGAAAGAAGAAAGCATGAATTTGGTGTTTATCTCACATTAGGAATGCGTAGACAACATCTATTTTCTATGCTCATGCTTGAGGACTTTAGAAACAATATAATCGCTCTTGGAATCGGGCTTCCTATTGCAATAATGATTTCGGAACTAATCAGTCTTGTAACAGCAAAAATAGTTGGACTTGGCATTATTGGTCATAGATTCTCGCTGTCATTTATGGCAATATTGTTTACTATTGTCGGATTTATGATTGTAAAATTTATTGCTTTTATAATTTTAAGTACAAGAATAGCAAACAAGGAAATTGGAGGGCTTCTTTTATATTCCCCTTCTGGAGTTAAAAGAATGCTGCCAAAAGGAATTTATTTAGTTGGTTCTATTATAGGTATTATGTTTCTTGTCAAAGCGTATCATTATGGAATAAGTGGTGAAGCGTGGGACAGCACAAGAAATATGGGAATCACAGTTTTGCTCGGTACTTTGGGTACGATTTTACTATTCTTTGGAATACGCTTATTTATAGGTGCTTTGGTAAGCTTAGGAGGTAAACGCAAACTTCGTGCTTATAATTTTAGGCAGATTCAGGAATTAGTCATCCAGCGTTCCACTGTACTTGCAATTTGTTCTCTTTTGATTTTTTCTGCGTTATGTTTGTTTGGAGCAGGTGTTGCAATTTCAAGCAATAGTTCAAATAATCAAGCACATATTTTGGATTATACATTTAAGGATAATGATCTTGCTGCAGATGAAAATATTGATGTGAATAAAGTAGTAAAAAAACTTAAAGATGCAGGTCTGGAATCTCAATTTGAAAAAATAATTGAAATTAAGATAGGAAATCCAAAAGCGGATGGGGAAGTATCATTTGAGAATATTGTAAATATCCTAAAAAACTTGAAAGATAGCAAAAACAAAGAGATTTTGATTCATAACTTGGAGCAATATGATGATTGTGAGTTGATTTCCCTTTCCGGATATAATGAATTAAGAAAGGCTGCAAAATTAAAACCCATTGAATTAAAAGATAATGAAGCTGCTTTATACATGGGGCAAGAGTTTTTAATTGATTCGGATTTAATGAATGCTGTTGTTCAGGCAAATCCGCACATAAAAATTATGGGGAAAACTTTTAAAATCACCGAAGATGTGCAGTCTTTACCAATCGTAACTGATCGTGAGATTACAATTGCAGTAGCAATGGTGGTTTCAGACGATGTTTTTGCAGAATACACAGACGGTACACACTCAAATTATGTCAGTGGAATTTTAGCTCCGAATATTGTTGAAGAAAAAGGATTGATGCAGGCTATTTCTGCTACAAACGAAAAACTGGACAAGGCTTCCATTGAATATGAAAGCTATATACAAAATATGGGCAGACAGCTATTCTTTGTTATATCAGCAAGTTATATCACCATTTATCTTGCAGTTATTTTCCTTGTGGTTGCGAATACTATAATTGGTGTACAGTTCTTGATGGGACAAAGAAAATCACATAGACGATACCAAACTTTGATTCATCTTGGTGCTACTTATGAAACACTTTGCAAATCATCGGGGAAACAAATCAACTGGTATTTCGGCTTACCAATAGTCATTGCACTTATAAACAGTTTCTTTGGAGTTCGCTCGCTGTTTACGGGTATCTTGCCATCAAGTGTAAAGGCAAATATATCACAAGTATTTATTATAGCGATTTTCATGATACTTTTGTTAGGTATATTTGAGGTTATATATATGGGAGTTGTAAAGAGAAATAGCAATAAATATTTGCTGTCTTTAATGGAACCCAAAAGAGAAGAATAA
- a CDS encoding sensor histidine kinase: protein MKNKLKYLDAYLPWLFILLGFDMFTVILLWLSDIRIFQALSVLLILTTIVLFSILSTVLVGKEIKKINGYKVFLSYPEKNTELELLRLCSESEKECIKEMASAFYEKQMDIERGKSLLSEYEEYVEMWAHEIKLPLSLLSLVLDNQNENLPKDVAFKLDYVRNQIQSNVSQILFYHRIKSDKKDFLFEDVDLQESICDVLESFKPLLEEKNFKVELNCIHGISYTDRRSFEFIISQLISNAAKYSTENPELNISMKKCDEKNVIVIRDNGCGVKACDLPHLFEKGFTGDSGNTRKKSTGMGLYLVKQLADALKIDIEVRSDWTKGFEINLYL, encoded by the coding sequence ATGAAGAATAAATTAAAATATTTGGACGCATATTTACCTTGGTTATTTATTCTTTTAGGGTTTGATATGTTCACTGTAATCTTGCTTTGGCTTTCAGATATAAGAATATTTCAGGCGCTTTCAGTCCTTTTGATTTTAACCACGATAGTATTATTTTCAATCTTATCAACTGTACTTGTAGGAAAAGAAATAAAAAAGATAAATGGGTATAAGGTATTTTTATCTTATCCTGAAAAAAACACTGAACTTGAATTGTTGCGACTATGCAGTGAATCGGAAAAAGAATGTATTAAGGAAATGGCATCTGCTTTTTATGAAAAACAGATGGATATAGAAAGGGGAAAATCTTTATTATCAGAATATGAAGAATATGTTGAGATGTGGGCTCATGAAATTAAATTGCCTCTTTCTCTTCTTTCTCTTGTTCTGGATAATCAAAATGAGAACTTACCTAAAGATGTTGCTTTTAAATTAGATTATGTAAGAAATCAAATTCAAAGCAATGTATCTCAAATTTTGTTTTATCACAGAATAAAAAGTGATAAAAAAGATTTCCTCTTTGAAGATGTTGATCTACAAGAAAGTATATGCGATGTTTTAGAGAGCTTTAAACCCTTATTGGAAGAAAAGAATTTTAAAGTTGAACTAAATTGCATTCACGGAATATCTTATACAGATCGTCGTAGCTTTGAATTCATCATTTCTCAACTCATTTCTAATGCAGCAAAATATAGCACAGAAAATCCTGAACTAAATATTTCAATGAAAAAATGTGATGAAAAGAATGTTATTGTTATTAGAGATAATGGATGTGGAGTTAAGGCTTGCGACTTGCCTCATTTATTTGAAAAAGGATTTACTGGAGATTCCGGGAATACAAGGAAGAAATCAACAGGAATGGGATTATATCTTGTAAAACAGTTAGCGGATGCTTTAAAAATAGATATTGAAGTAAGAAGCGACTGGACAAAAGGTTTTGAGATTAATCTTTATCTTTAG
- a CDS encoding response regulator transcription factor has product MKHILVIEDEPLIRDEIVILLEKAGYQVGKITDFKETTKQVQRYETDLIILDLNLPGETGFQICKNLKTKSSIPILVLTSREQLKDEIYALKLGADEYLTKPFRKERLLARIENLLKRYEGRNNLLEKDNFLLDRNTYTLYIDGNSILLPQNQGKLLEALLTTDDNVVTKEDLSMKLWNTTEFIDENALQVNITRLKKVMKEVGIAFQVKSVRGIGYKLERVVNNEE; this is encoded by the coding sequence ATGAAGCACATTTTAGTAATTGAAGATGAGCCGTTGATTAGAGATGAGATTGTAATTCTGTTAGAAAAAGCTGGATATCAAGTTGGTAAAATAACTGATTTTAAAGAAACCACTAAACAGGTGCAGAGATATGAAACAGATTTAATTATATTAGATTTAAATTTACCGGGAGAAACTGGATTTCAAATTTGTAAAAACTTAAAAACTAAAAGCTCTATACCCATATTAGTCCTTACTTCCCGTGAGCAGTTAAAAGATGAAATTTACGCTTTAAAGTTAGGAGCAGACGAATATTTGACAAAGCCTTTCAGAAAAGAAAGGCTTTTGGCACGCATAGAAAATCTATTAAAACGCTATGAAGGAAGAAATAATCTACTCGAAAAAGATAATTTTTTGCTGGATAGAAATACATACACACTTTATATTGATGGGAATTCTATCCTGCTTCCTCAAAATCAAGGAAAGCTATTAGAAGCTCTGTTGACAACGGACGACAATGTGGTAACAAAAGAAGATCTTAGCATGAAGCTCTGGAATACCACTGAATTTATTGACGAAAATGCTTTGCAAGTAAATATTACAAGATTAAAAAAAGTGATGAAAGAAGTGGGCATTGCTTTTCAAGTTAAGTCTGTAAGGGGGATAGGATATAAATTGGAAAGGGTGGTGAACAATGAAGAATAA